The genome window atataaaaaaaagacttactaagaaaattataatgatggttggtaatcaattaaatgaaatttaaaataaaataattataattaatttttatattaaaatattcttttaatattaaaattataatctatttaatatagTAATGTTTGTCTAAATACAACAAAAGTGCAAAGTTGGCCCAACGGCTGCCAAGGGTTCAATTTGAACTTTTTAACTTGGATTTGAGTTGGCCAAGTAAGACGGTAAGAGGAgcatgaaaatatatttgatagaaatattgggaaattttttaaaatatcgtTGATATATCAGCCGATGATAATCAATGATCAATTTCATATTTACCCTTCCCTTTCGTCCATGTGCATACTTGATGGTTAAAGTGCccatgactccattcctaccTTTTTAAAACACCTCAATTCCTTGCTTAGTTGCCCCACCTATAGAAAAGTTTGTAATAAAATCGTTGGTTAGTCTTTCCTTATCATATTTCGTATCTGTGGAGTCTGATACCTAATATTGCAGCAAATCCCATTGAAACTTTAATCCTTGCTTAGATCATGATGGTCAATACTATATATTAAGCTAGGCTACAAAGTTACAATTCCATATTTGGCATTTCATCACATAATGAAACTTTATTGTTCCATGTGAATTTgattcataaaattttccatttaaaaaaagttcAAGATCACTTTAGTCAATCATAAAGCCGTAGAAGTTCATTATCAACCATGGAAACTCAAGTGGAGTCATTGATTAAAAGTTTCACATTGCTTGCTTCTTGCTAAATGTTCTAAGACTCCCAATATAATCAACCTAGGTTAAGGTCATGTAAATTGAGTTTGGATTGGGACTTTTGTTGTTCCACTTTCTAGTTTTGTAAGAATGGCCTAGGGTCCAAGCCGGCCAGAATAACTTCTTCAAGGGACTTCCATTTGTGGTACTTTTGAAGTTAAACgtactcattatttaatttatacctAAAACACACTAGTGATTGCTCAGAGAAATTATCATTCGATATTTGTGTATATATGTGTAGGCCAAAGGAAACCGCCAAAACATGcatgtttttataattgtcATACAACATTAGGCATGGCTTAATTGCGTACCAACCAAAGTTTTCTCCGGCAACACCCATGGCCGGCGATTCGGcctgttcctttttttttttttttttttaaggctttCAATGAGATTTTGCAGGTCAAAACATTTCGCTATAAATAGACTTTTAATTTAGACCCCAAGATGAAAATCACCGGTTCAAGTAACCATTGAAGCTAATCATTAGAAGAAACTTGGTGACTACTCGACTTCAATAAGCTCCAATGACTTCTAAGCAGTTTGTTGGCGCCATAGCAATCTTGGCATTTGTTCTTCCAACTGTGGCCATGGAAACAGAGTTTACTGTTGGAGATGATGACCAAGAATGGACCATCAATTTCAACTATGAAGCCTAGGCCAAGGACAAAGTATTTCATGTTGGAGATGAGTTAGGTAATGTAGCTCAAGCCTTAAGCTAAGCTAGGATTTCATGTTCCTTTTATCACTTCCTTCGATTCAAGCTGCTAAAAGTATTACGGTCGATTCTCATACATGCAGCCTTCAAATACACGATGGGACGACACAATGTCTTCAAAGTGAATGGTACGACCTTCATGATTTTCtcaaaacctatatttttttcttcaaataattttcaacaataaataaaaatcataaggCATGAATGCATCAACAGTCTcccaataatttataaatgcaagtcacatgcaaatgcttcaataCTCTCCAacacaaatttataaaaacaaattcctTCTTCATATATTTCCAATTACTtgacatttttatcaaattaagcataaaattatttaagaatatcCAAAAGATAATTACACCAATTTCAACTCATATTTCATCCATTCAACTTACATGCTCAAGTAATATATGATATCAATaactagaaataaataaaaaaagtagaatgagagaaagagagacaatGACACCAGATTTTAGGTGGAGAATctcttaagaaataaaaatccaCAGGTATACAagtgataaaaaatattcattatgaagaataaaaactgaaTAGTACAAAGTTTTATATAACTCAGGCCTACCAATCATTTTCGAACCACTTAATTAATACCTTTCTATTTTAACTTCACACCTTCTTTCAAAGCATACTTGAAGTCCACACCAAACTCAATATTAATATCTTCTTGAattcacacaagaagaaaatgagtttttgaaagtATTAAGTAGTAGATTTGAATGTCCTATTTATATATTCTCGATGAATAACAAGTATGAAGCCAAATTTCAAATCCTGAATTCTAATTTCATATCAGCCTaaacttttgaattttcataGTCTATCGTAGATTTGAACTTGATTAGCCAAAGGACATCTTTAAATCCACAAATTTGGTGGAAAATATATATGTTCTTCTTACTGTTCTCAAgctatgatttatttattttttaaaaatattattaaaatatgaccTTTTGCAAAATATTAAgactttttcaataaaaattatcacTTGAAACCCatctcttaaaaaaatgaatttactaTAAATGGGTGACCCTTGATCTTGTATTTTTGTTCtacataaaaaacataaaaaataatttttttttatacaaaactCATAACATGGATTTCATCAGGCATAAAATTACTATAgttttagaaatgttttttttttttctaatttttttatcagagaatgatattttaaaaaataaaaaccacaaCACTTGTGCAGAATGATCTTTCAAGTTAAATGATTTACTATGAAGCAAGCAAAGCAATGCACGACCAGAATTCTAAGTGCCTGCCTGTGTCTTGTCTATCACTTTTTTCATTGAAACATATGCTAATAAATTTGCATGTAGACATTATAAATATACTGGTGTTTGACTCTTGTTCTTAATTTCTGATGTAGGTAGAGATGCCGAGGAGGCATACATTCAAAGGACTCCACTGGTCTCAAATATGTATTGAAACTGCATTATCAAAATccgatttcctttttttttaaaagaacaataaaaactaaaggatgaaagagaaagagaaagaaatcattttaaacaaaagtttaaaaagaaaagctaaAATGCACATTAGTTTGGTGAAAAAGGTTGTTTATAACCccaaaaagattgaaaaattggTGATGAAATCATTGGACTTTCTTGCCTTGTCGTATTTGTATCGAAGGAATGTGACACCCGATGTTTCAAGGCATTACATTGAAACTTTAATCCTTGGTTAGATCATGATGTCCAATACTATATACTAAGCTAGGGTACAAAGTTACAATGTCATATTTAGCATTTCATCACATAataaaacttcaaaatattGTTCCACATGAATTTgattcataaaattttccatttaaaaaaagttgtagACGCTCATTATCAACCATGGAAACTCAAGTGGAGTCGTTGATTAAAAGTTTGATATTGCTAGCTTGCTAAATGCTCTAAGAGACTCCCAATATAATCAGCCTAGGTTAAGGTCACgtaaattgagtttgaattagGACTTTTGTTGTTTCACTTTCTAGTTATGTAAGTATGGCCTAGTGTCCAAGCCGGCCAGAATAACTTCTTCAAGAGACTTCCATTTGTACTATTTTCAAAGTTAATCACTATTTAATTTATACCTAAAACACACTAGTGATTGCTCAAAGAAATTATGATTCAATATTTGTGTATATATGTTTAGGCCAAAGGAAACCATCAaaagaaatatgtttttaaaattttcatacaaCATTAGGCATGGCATAAATGCGTACCAACCAAAGGTTTCTCCGGCAACACCCTCTAGCCGGCTGACCCAGCCTATTCATGTTGTTTTGAAGGTTTTCAATGAAATTCTGCAGGTCAAAACATTTAGCTATAAATAGATCCTTAATTTAGACCCCAAGATGAAAATCACCTGTTTAAGTAACCATTGAAGCTGAACATTAGAAGAAACTTGGtgactactcaacttcaataagCTCCAATGGCTTCTAAGCGGTTTGTTGGCGCCATGGCAATCTTGGCATTTGTTTTTTCCTGTTGTGGCCATGGCAACTGAATTTAGTATTGGAGATGACCAAGGATGGACCATTAATTTCAACTATGAAGCTTGGGCCAAGGAGAAAGTATTTCATGTTGGAGATAAACTAGGTAATGTAGCTCAAGCCTTAAGCTATGATTTCATGTTCCTTTTATAACTTCCTTTTATTCCAGCTGCTAAAAGTATTATGGTCAATTCTCATACATGCAGTCTTCAAATACACGGCAGGACGACATAATGTCTTCAAAGTGAATGGTACGGCCTTCACGAACTGCACTATACCACCAGCAAATGAAGCTATTACCACTGGAAATGATGTAATTACACTGTCCACCCTTGGGAGGAAGTGGTACATATGTGGTGTAAACGACCATTGCGCTAACTATGGACAGAAGCTTGTCATCACTGTATTGGAAGAGTCGGCGTCTCCTGCACCGGCCCCCTCCAACCCCACAACACCAGCACCCAACTCTGCTCATGGGATCTCTGGGTCCAGGTATCAACTTCTGATGGCAGCCATGGTTGCTCTTGCCTTCCTAGCTGtttgatgatttgttt of Vitis vinifera cultivar Pinot Noir 40024 chromosome 17, ASM3070453v1 contains these proteins:
- the LOC104878469 gene encoding blue copper protein 1b-like; its protein translation is MATEFSIGDDQGWTINFNYEAWAKEKVFHVGDKLVFKYTAGRHNVFKVNGTAFTNCTIPPANEAITTGNDVITLSTLGRKWYICGVNDHCANYGQKLVITVLEESASPAPAPSNPTTPAPNSAHGISGSRYQLLMAAMVALAFLAV